TGGTTTTAATGTTTTAGGGtataggccaagcatggtggctcatgcctacagtcacagctctttgggaagccaaggcaggagaatcatttgagtccagtattttgagtttttttaggATGCAATTATTATTCAGCAAAGTCCTCTCCCCTGGGTTCAGCAATGCAAGGTCACCTAGCGTACACTATGCATTTGGTATGAGTAGAACTGGACTGAATCAGGAATAAAATGTGTAGCAGAGGCCAGTTCTGCAAAGAAAATTAGGTAATGCAGGTACGATCAGAAGACCATAACCCAGCAGCAAATCTTCCCATTCATTTCAGGAAACCATTTGCCACTAGCTCACCGGAGGAGGCTGATTTAAACCATTCATTTCGGGAAACCATTTGCCACTCGTTCACCGGAAGAAGCTGATTTAAAGCAGCCTTTTGGGGGCTTGGTTGTTCCCGATAGTCACCCAGAGAGCTTTAAACAGCACTGTGGCCCAGGTCCCACTGCAGGGATTCTGCATTCATTTATCTATTGCCTTTTGAGTTTAGGTAACTTTAAAAGCCTCCTGTTGATTCCCATGTGCACCCAGGGGGAACAACTCCTGGTTTCGGGGTGAGAAATGCATTTGCTGTGCGTGCTTTCCATGTGAGCAATGGTGATTTTCCCCATGGCCACTCCTGAGTTTGGGGTCTTAGAAAACACACTTGTCctgttaaaaatcaaaaaacaacttCAAGACACACTCGGCTGTTTGGCTAAAATGcagcagaagaaaatatcctctccACAGATGTATCTGGATGGCACTTGCTTTCAGAGTAAAAGGTGGTTTCAAGCACAATATAGCACTTTTTTCCCCAAAGGTTTTCAAGGTCTTTTACTATCATATCCTTATGAATTACAGGAATAAAAAAATCATAGTTATAAAACTGTCAAATATggtattaggaaaaaaattgagGGCATGTCTTCCATGCTCAGGTACCCTGATTAAAATCAGTTAAGACCCATctgcccagtgtggtggctcacacctgtaattccagcactttgaaaggcagagactggaggatcacttgagctcaggagttcaagaccaacctgctCAACATtacaaaacctcatctctgccaaaaatacaagtattagccggttgtggtagggtgcccctgtggtcccagctacttgggaggctgaggtgggagaatagctggAGCCCAAAatgtcaaagctgcagtgagccactgcaccccagccagaATGACAGGGAAAGGGACcttgtctcagaaataaaaataaatacagaccCATTCTTTTAGACACCTTCCTTCTTTTGCATAAAACACGGGGCTTTTGACCTGAAATGTTTTAAGATAAACTGAAAATTCTCCCATGAGCAGGAGCAGTAGATGGGGGTTGCTCACTTCCTGCTCTTTGAGTTGAAGCTTGGCAGAGGTCTGGAGGCTCAAACTGATAAATATATGAATTGCTTTCTTTTCATATGCTGTATTAAgctattcttgcattgctatttAGAAGACTtgcgactgggtaatttataagaaaagagtctgactggctcatggttctgcaagctgtacaggaagcacagcacCTGTGTCTGCTTCCGGGAAGGTCTGGGGAGCTCACAATCACTCACGGTGAAAGAGGAGTACGCGTCTCACGTGGTAAAACAGAAACAAGAGGCCAGGGCCTCAAGATCACTATATGTATTGAAAATGTCCTAAATTGCCATAAAAACGTTATAATGTAAAATAACccatttcaataaataataaattaaaaaatacaactgaTATCTTTTATGGATTGGGGAAGTGCTAATGAGACAGAATGGCAATTGAAGCCAAAAGATCTGAATTCAGGTAAATAATTTTACTCATATTAGGTTTATGTTAGAGAAAACAATACTTCTGACCATATACTATTTATTGCATTGCagtatttcaaaaatatgtacataatatataattaattttctaaTGGTATAAAAGTAATCACGTACAACAAATTATTACAATATGGTCTATTGATGGGAAGGGTGTTTCAAATGAAAAAACTTGGAATTTTGCATGAGGTGGTGATAGATGCCATAGAAAATCTGTGTAAAACATTTCAATCATATATGCAACTATGGATATTTCtgcttttcagaaaaataatttactttaaacATTTAATGCAGACAATTAAAATCACCAAAAAGTTACAGGAATTCACAGAATGCCTAATATATttgaaaggaaattaagaaaacgtCCAGGAACTGGAAACAAATAAACGTGACAATGTTGACTGATTCCCGAACTCTGCAGGGACCCAGAAACTTCCAGGGAAGCGAGGAAGGCCAGCACCGTGTTGTCGCTCTCCTTGCCAGTTTCCAGAGCAGCCACAGTGGAGACTCCCCCCATGTTGCAGGATGCAGGAAACCATCCTCAGGCCATGAGGCCCTGGATGCGGCTTTGCTCCTGGGTTTCGCTCTGTGTTCTGCGTGGAAGTGAACGCGATCCACACACCTGCGTGTGTGAGACTATCACGGCAACCGCGACACCCACGGGCACGGCCTCCTTCCCGGAAAGAGGGCCCGGAAACCTCAAGACTCTCATGGAGGTTCAGTCCCACACTCCACTCCATCCTTCTCCCTGCTGAAGACGCTTGCGAGGCCCAAGAGCAGCTTCCAGTCCCCGCAGAATTCCTGGAGAGGCGGAGAGAGCCAGCCCCCGAAGcccgcccccctcccccctcccccctcccccctcaccgTCCGCCCACACCCTCCCCCCTCCGGGGCTTCTCCGGCCCCGCccatacccaggccacagtgacctgggccctgtgggtcccggcttccgagggcgggcttgccctgggctcctccggcattcctgaaggggtggagcctgtgggcctttataagggccgctggccggctgggccggcctcctggccggacctgctcgccgtgcacaggccgactgaggggcactggagcccgccggcctctctctgcccgtgtctgtccgcgaaattccggccaggtctccccgcgatggctctcccgacacccggcgacggcgccctcccggcgggagcccgaggacgaggacggcgaaggagactcgtttggaccccgagccagagggaggccctgcgagcctgctttgagcggaacccgtacccgggcatcgccaccagggaagagctggcccaggccatcggcattccggagcccagggtccagatttggtttcagaacgagagatcgcgccagctgaggcagcaccggcgggaatctcggccctggcccgggaaacgcggcccgcaagaaggcaggcgaaagcggaccgccgtcacccggtcccagaccgccctgctcctgcgagccttccagcaggatcgctttccaggcatcgccacccgggaagaactggccagagagacgggcctcccggagtcccggattcagatttggtttcagaaccggagggccaggcacccaggccagggtggcggggcaccggcgcacgcaggcggcccgggcgacgcggcccccggcgggtgtccccccgctccctcgccggtcgccttcacccacaccggggcgtgggcaacggggcttcccgccccccacgtgccctgcgctccctggactctcccaccgggggctttcgtgggccagggagcaggggccgtcgccccgctgcagcccagccaggctgcgcaggcagcagggatctcccatcccgccccggcaggcggggattgggatttttcctacgctgccctggcgactccggaaggggcgctctcccaccctcagactccccgggggtggcctccgcgcccgagccaatggcggggggatcgggacctgcagcaccacagcctgccgggcccttgctcggtgggacagcctgggcccgctggagctgagccgcagggccagggtgtgctggcgccgcccacgtcccaggggagtccgtggtggggctggggccaggggccccaggtcgccg
The Macaca mulatta isolate MMU2019108-1 chromosome 6, T2T-MMU8v2.0, whole genome shotgun sequence DNA segment above includes these coding regions:
- the LOC710545 gene encoding double homeobox protein 4C — encoded protein: MALPTPGDGALPAGARGRGRRRRLVWTPSQREALRACFERNPYPGIATREELAQAIGIPEPRVQIWFQNERSRQLRQHRRESRPWPGKRGPQEGRRKRTAVTRSQTALLLRAFQQDRFPGIATREELARETGLPESRIQIWFQNRRARHPGQGGGAPAHAGGPGDAAPGGCPPAPSPVAFTHTGAWATGLPAPHVPCAPWTLPPGAFVGQGAGAVAPLQPSQAAQAAGISHPAPAGGDWDFSYAALATPEGALSHPQTPRGWPPRPSQWRGDRDLQHHSLPGPCSVGQPGPAGAEPQGQGVLAPPTSQGSPWWGWGQGPQVAGAAWEPQVGAAPPPGPAPPEASAGQEQMQAIRAPSPPLQEPGRSSALPCSLLDELLETPEFLQQGQPLLETEAPTELQDVGEPALLEPLLLSEEEYRALLEEL